In a genomic window of Mucilaginibacter sp. KACC 22063:
- a CDS encoding M13 family metallopeptidase codes for MKIKPILWVAMPAVLAAACNTKPKPQDETPKRTVFFDKSGMDTTVKPGDNFFEYANGTWLKKTQIPATERGWGSFYTLYDDNQKNLHHILDEISKQDNKNGSKEQKVSDLYLSGMDTAAIDKKGWEPVKPLLTKIDALKDNKQVLEFSADQFQNGDGYLLGFYVSPDDKNSTKNVAQFGQSGITLPNRDYYFKTDPESVKIRAEYLKYIAKLFTLTGVDTATAAKNAKTVLALETEIAKSHATPVELRDPVKNYNKFVVADLQKKLPGMDLNNIFYRMGFKTDTVLVGQPKYYMALNELLKTQPVDAWKTELKFVTLTRAAGYMSKDFRKAHFDFFNTVLSGQKKPKERWQDMISTVDGGLGELLGQLYVERYFTPDAKKRMKELVDNLQSVYADRIKNLDWMSEDTKKKALEKLNAFTKKIGYPDKWKNYDDVKISRDDFYKNMEAISKHDYTVQLNKLNKPVDKTEWGMTPPTVNAYYNPSFNEIVFPAGILQFPFFDKDADDAINYGAIGAVIGHEMTHGFDDQGSQYDKNGNLKVWWTKEDEAKFKAKTAAIANQYDQYVVLGNLHVNGKLTLGENIADNGGVAIAYEAFKRTKQGKGTDKIDGFTPDQRFFLSFAQVWRIKDQDAFLRMRISVDPHSPEMYRTNGPLSNTDAFYKAFNVKGGDKMFKPEAQRTKIW; via the coding sequence ATGAAAATTAAACCAATATTATGGGTAGCCATGCCTGCAGTACTTGCTGCGGCTTGTAATACCAAACCCAAACCGCAGGACGAAACCCCTAAGCGTACTGTATTTTTTGATAAAAGTGGTATGGATACCACAGTAAAGCCCGGCGATAACTTTTTTGAATATGCCAACGGTACATGGTTAAAGAAAACCCAGATACCGGCTACCGAGCGTGGCTGGGGTTCATTTTATACTTTGTATGATGACAACCAGAAAAATTTACACCATATCTTGGATGAGATATCAAAACAGGATAACAAAAATGGCAGCAAAGAGCAAAAGGTAAGCGACCTGTACCTGAGTGGTATGGACACAGCTGCAATTGATAAAAAAGGTTGGGAGCCCGTGAAGCCTCTGCTTACAAAAATTGATGCTTTAAAAGACAACAAACAGGTACTTGAATTCTCTGCCGACCAGTTCCAAAACGGTGATGGTTATCTGTTAGGGTTTTACGTGTCTCCTGACGATAAGAACAGCACCAAGAATGTTGCTCAGTTTGGGCAATCGGGCATTACTTTACCCAACAGGGATTACTATTTCAAAACCGATCCAGAAAGTGTAAAAATCAGGGCAGAGTACCTTAAATATATTGCAAAACTGTTTACATTAACAGGTGTTGATACTGCCACTGCTGCCAAAAATGCCAAAACTGTTTTGGCTTTGGAAACAGAGATTGCTAAATCGCACGCTACTCCGGTTGAGCTGCGCGACCCGGTAAAAAACTACAACAAATTTGTAGTAGCTGATCTGCAAAAGAAATTACCAGGCATGGACCTGAACAATATCTTTTACCGGATGGGTTTCAAAACCGATACCGTTTTAGTTGGCCAGCCTAAATATTATATGGCTTTAAACGAACTGCTGAAAACACAGCCTGTTGATGCCTGGAAAACTGAATTGAAATTTGTTACCCTTACCCGTGCTGCTGGTTACATGAGCAAAGATTTCAGAAAAGCACATTTCGATTTCTTTAATACGGTCCTTTCTGGTCAGAAAAAACCAAAAGAACGCTGGCAAGATATGATCTCGACAGTTGACGGCGGCTTAGGCGAACTATTAGGCCAGCTTTATGTGGAGCGTTACTTTACTCCGGATGCAAAAAAACGCATGAAAGAACTGGTTGATAACCTGCAAAGCGTTTATGCCGACCGCATTAAGAACCTGGATTGGATGAGCGAGGATACCAAGAAAAAAGCATTGGAAAAACTGAATGCTTTCACTAAAAAGATCGGCTACCCTGACAAGTGGAAAAATTATGATGATGTAAAGATTAGCCGCGATGATTTTTACAAAAACATGGAAGCCATTAGCAAACACGACTATACCGTTCAGCTAAACAAATTAAACAAACCGGTTGATAAAACCGAATGGGGTATGACACCGCCAACCGTTAACGCTTACTATAATCCAAGCTTTAATGAGATTGTGTTCCCGGCAGGTATATTACAATTCCCATTCTTTGATAAAGATGCGGATGATGCTATTAACTATGGTGCTATCGGTGCAGTAATTGGCCACGAAATGACCCACGGATTTGACGACCAGGGTAGCCAGTACGACAAAAACGGCAACCTGAAAGTATGGTGGACTAAAGAAGACGAAGCTAAATTTAAAGCTAAAACCGCTGCTATCGCCAATCAGTACGACCAATATGTTGTATTAGGCAACTTACATGTAAATGGCAAGCTTACTTTAGGCGAGAACATTGCCGATAATGGCGGTGTTGCTATTGCCTATGAAGCATTTAAACGCACCAAGCAAGGTAAAGGCACAGACAAGATCGACGGCTTTACCCCAGATCAGCGTTTCTTCTTGTCATTTGCACAGGTGTGGCGCATAAAAGATCAGGATGCATTTTTACGTATGCGTATCAGCGTTGACCCACACTCGCCAGAAATGTACCGCACCAACGGCCCGCTTTCAAACACAGATGCTTTTTACAAAGCGTTTAATGTAAAAGGAGGCGACAAAATGTTTAAACCAGAAGCCCAGCGTACCAAGATCTGGTAA